The Narcine bancroftii isolate sNarBan1 chromosome 11, sNarBan1.hap1, whole genome shotgun sequence genome has a window encoding:
- the mrps33 gene encoding small ribosomal subunit protein mS33, with amino-acid sequence MSTLSNYGWRMMRLSAQIFQDVVRPTDDRSMKVVKLFSEQPLALRKDVYDWYPQHNHYYSLMQRLRFLGLYRDEHEDFKDEMKRLRKLRGKGKPKKGEGKRAMKKK; translated from the exons ATGTCAACGCTGTCCAATTATGGATGGCGCATGATGCGCCTGAGTGCGCAGATCTTTCAGGATGTTGTTCGGCCAACCGATGACCGGTCGATGAAGGTGGTGAAGCTTTTCAGTGAGCAGCCGCTGGCACTAAGGAAAGATGTGTACGATTGGTACCCCCAACACAATCACTACTACTCCCTGATGCAGAGGCTACGATTCCTGGGTTTGTACAG AGACGAGCATGAAGATTTCAAAGATGAAATGAAGCGGCTCAGGAAGTTGCGAGGCAAAGGGAAGCCaaagaaaggagaagggaagCGAGCCATGAAGAAGAAATAG